In Desulfomicrobium escambiense DSM 10707, one genomic interval encodes:
- a CDS encoding TIGR00282 family metallophosphoesterase, whose protein sequence is MRLLFLGDIVGRTGRQMVKDHLPRLRREMGLTAVLANGENASGGLGISAKSAIELRRAGVDVLTTGNHVWKFPDIRPVLADEPWILRPANYPAGAPGRGCGVFSLGEGLPELAVMNLQGRTFMDTVDSPFATAEGLLASIPSGALVVVDMHAEATSEKRALAHMLRGRVQAVVGTHTHVQTNDACVLDGVTGYISDLGMCGPEDSCLGMDNDVILRKFQTCLPQRFELAKGPCMLNGVVIELDRGKCLSIVPWQYREHKEES, encoded by the coding sequence GTGCGGCTTCTTTTTCTCGGCGACATAGTTGGCAGAACAGGGCGGCAGATGGTGAAGGACCATCTGCCGCGTTTGCGTCGTGAAATGGGCCTGACCGCCGTATTGGCCAACGGCGAGAACGCTTCCGGGGGCCTGGGGATTTCGGCCAAGAGCGCCATCGAACTGCGGCGCGCCGGAGTGGACGTGCTGACTACGGGCAATCACGTCTGGAAGTTCCCCGACATCCGGCCCGTGCTGGCGGACGAACCCTGGATACTGCGGCCGGCCAACTACCCGGCCGGGGCCCCGGGCCGGGGCTGCGGCGTGTTCAGTCTGGGGGAAGGACTGCCCGAGCTTGCGGTCATGAACCTCCAGGGACGGACGTTCATGGACACCGTGGACAGCCCGTTCGCAACGGCCGAGGGCCTGTTGGCATCCATCCCGTCCGGGGCGCTGGTCGTGGTGGACATGCACGCCGAAGCCACCTCCGAAAAGCGGGCCCTGGCCCACATGTTGCGCGGCCGCGTGCAGGCCGTCGTGGGCACGCACACGCACGTGCAGACCAACGACGCCTGCGTGCTGGACGGTGTCACGGGGTACATTTCAGACCTCGGCATGTGCGGGCCCGAGGACTCGTGTCTGGGCATGGACAACGACGTCATTCTGCGCAAGTTTCAGACCTGCCTGCCGCAACGTTTCGAACTTGCGAAAGGACCGTGCATGCTGAACGGTGTTGTGATCGAACTGGACCGGGGAAAATGCCTGAGCATCGTCCCCTGGCAATACAGGGAACATAAGGAAGAGTCATGA
- the tyrS gene encoding tyrosine--tRNA ligase → MTDKELARQLEQIRRGSVEIINEEELVGKLRRGTPLRVKAGFDPTAPDLHLGHTVLIQKLKHFQELGHHVIFLIGDFTGMIGDPSGKSETRKTLTREAVLQNAETYKKQIFKILDPERTEVAFNSTWMDAFTAADFIGLCSRYTVARMLERDDFEKRFKGNQPIAIHEFLYPLVQGYDSVALRADVELGGTDQKFNLLMGRHLQREHGQASQIVLTVPILEGLDGVQKMSKSLGNYIGIDEAPADIFGKVMSISDELMWRYYELLSDRSLDDIGNLREQVLNGALHPKTAKEDLAEEITRRFHGPAAAATAREGFNAVFAKQGIPEDIEVFDAAAGTALVDVLSESGVCSSKGDARRMCKQNAVTIDGRKEDDPAFAFDAGEYVLKVGKKRFLKVMAK, encoded by the coding sequence ATGACAGACAAAGAGTTGGCCCGCCAGCTGGAACAGATCCGGCGCGGGAGCGTGGAGATCATCAACGAAGAGGAACTGGTCGGGAAGTTGCGCCGCGGCACGCCCTTGCGCGTCAAGGCGGGGTTCGACCCCACGGCCCCGGACCTGCACCTGGGCCACACCGTCCTCATCCAGAAGCTCAAGCACTTCCAGGAGCTCGGCCACCACGTCATCTTTCTGATCGGCGATTTCACGGGCATGATCGGCGACCCGTCTGGCAAGTCCGAGACGCGAAAGACCCTGACGCGCGAGGCCGTGCTGCAAAACGCCGAGACCTACAAGAAGCAGATCTTCAAGATCCTCGATCCCGAGCGGACCGAGGTCGCCTTCAACTCCACCTGGATGGACGCCTTCACGGCCGCGGATTTCATCGGCCTGTGCTCCCGCTACACCGTGGCGCGCATGCTCGAACGCGACGACTTCGAGAAGCGCTTCAAGGGCAACCAGCCCATCGCCATCCACGAGTTCCTCTACCCCCTGGTGCAGGGATACGATTCCGTGGCCCTGCGCGCCGACGTCGAACTCGGCGGCACGGACCAGAAGTTCAACCTGCTCATGGGGCGCCACCTGCAGCGCGAGCACGGCCAAGCATCGCAGATTGTCCTGACCGTGCCCATCCTCGAAGGCCTCGACGGCGTGCAGAAGATGAGCAAGTCCTTGGGCAACTACATCGGCATCGACGAGGCCCCGGCCGACATCTTCGGCAAGGTCATGTCCATATCGGACGAACTCATGTGGCGCTACTATGAGCTGCTTTCGGACCGCTCCCTCGACGACATTGGTAACCTGCGCGAACAGGTCCTGAACGGAGCCCTGCACCCCAAGACCGCCAAGGAGGACCTAGCCGAGGAGATCACCCGGCGGTTCCACGGCCCGGCGGCGGCAGCCACGGCGCGCGAGGGGTTCAACGCCGTGTTCGCCAAGCAGGGAATCCCCGAGGATATCGAGGTGTTCGACGCTGCTGCCGGGACGGCGCTGGTCGACGTGCTGAGCGAGAGTGGGGTCTGCTCGTCCAAGGGCGACGCCCGCCGTATGTGCAAGCAGAACGCCGTGACCATCGACGGCCGCAAGGAGGACGATCCCGCCTTTGCGTTCGATGCCGGCGAATACGTGCTCAAGGTCGGCAAGAAGCGCTTCCTCAAGGTCATGGCGAAGTAG
- a CDS encoding UbiA-like polyprenyltransferase has protein sequence MWRKIVLLARMVKIEHSIFALPFAYLGMLWAAGGWPGWRVFIALTVAMVAVRSFAMAVNRLADLPIDAKNPRTLTRPLVTGEIGVAETRVFIAASAAVFVVACWFLNPLCLMLSPAALVWSGLYSFTKRFSALCHFFLGSVLGLAPLAGWLAVSPAVEMAPVLLALGVTFWVGGFDILYACQDVEFDRSEGLHSLPARLGVGPALAVSTFSHVVTSLFFLLAGWASGAGLVYLAVCLAVAAILLLEHRLISEHDMSRVNLAFFTLNGFVAVFLFAGAVLDTVLG, from the coding sequence ATGTGGCGTAAAATCGTTCTCCTGGCCCGCATGGTCAAGATCGAGCATTCCATCTTCGCCCTGCCCTTCGCCTATCTCGGCATGCTCTGGGCTGCCGGCGGGTGGCCCGGTTGGCGGGTCTTCATCGCCCTGACCGTGGCCATGGTCGCGGTGCGCTCCTTCGCCATGGCCGTGAACAGGCTGGCGGACCTGCCCATCGACGCCAAGAACCCGAGGACCTTGACGCGCCCCCTGGTGACCGGGGAAATCGGCGTGGCCGAAACGCGGGTCTTCATCGCAGCGAGCGCGGCCGTCTTCGTCGTGGCTTGCTGGTTCCTGAACCCGCTGTGCCTGATGCTTTCACCCGCGGCCCTCGTTTGGTCCGGCCTGTACAGCTTCACCAAGAGGTTCTCGGCTTTGTGTCATTTCTTTCTGGGCTCGGTCCTGGGGCTGGCCCCGCTGGCCGGCTGGCTGGCCGTTTCGCCCGCGGTGGAGATGGCCCCGGTCCTGCTCGCCCTCGGCGTGACCTTCTGGGTGGGCGGCTTCGATATCCTCTACGCCTGCCAGGACGTGGAGTTCGATCGCAGCGAGGGCCTGCATTCCCTTCCGGCCCGGCTTGGCGTGGGACCGGCCCTGGCCGTTTCGACCTTCAGCCACGTGGTCACCAGTCTTTTTTTTCTGCTGGCGGGCTGGGCCTCCGGGGCCGGACTCGTCTATCTCGCCGTGTGCCTGGCGGTGGCAGCTATCCTGCTGCTTGAGCATCGACTCATATCGGAGCACGACATGAGCCGGGTCAACCTGGCGTTTTTCACCCTGAACGGTTTTGTGGCCGTCTTTCTGTTTGCCGGGGCCGTCCTCGATACGGTGCTCGGGTAA
- the thrC gene encoding threonine synthase encodes MHEANVFPSYRGEMEYVCLGCQARYPIDELHYTCPQCKGVFLLEDARFGELEKTSGQAWRDTFDLRAATKNPALRGIFRFYELMAPVLGESDIVYLGEGNTPVTRSSAALERLVGQPMAFKNDGQNPSASFKDRGMACAFSYLRHLVAKHGWDNVLTICASTGDTSAAAALYAAYVGEPLTSVVLLPKGKVTAQQLSQPLGSGARVLEIPGVFDDCMKVVEYLADHYRVALLNSKNAWRILGQESYAFEVAQWYDWDMRGKAVFVPIGNAGNITAVMGGFLKLLRLGVIDVLPRIFGVQSEHADPVFRYYNQTVGERRYEAVKVRPSVAQAAMIGNPVSFPRVAFLADKYQALGGSFQVVQVSEQRIIESMLLANRHGHIACTQGGECLAGLLKAREQGLMDKGELAVLDATAHALKFSGFQEMYYQNSFGPEYGITPDEKLANAPRLVIGQEDKDRLSEDAFTAQAAQNVVEILGLNKR; translated from the coding sequence ATGCACGAAGCCAATGTTTTCCCTTCCTACCGCGGGGAAATGGAATATGTCTGCCTCGGCTGTCAGGCCAGGTATCCCATCGACGAACTGCACTACACCTGCCCGCAGTGCAAGGGCGTGTTCCTGCTCGAGGACGCCCGTTTCGGCGAGCTCGAAAAGACCTCCGGCCAAGCCTGGCGCGACACGTTCGACCTGCGCGCCGCCACCAAGAACCCGGCGCTACGCGGCATTTTCCGTTTCTATGAACTGATGGCGCCCGTGCTCGGCGAATCCGACATCGTCTACCTCGGCGAAGGCAACACGCCCGTGACCCGCTCCTCCGCCGCCCTGGAGCGTCTCGTGGGCCAGCCCATGGCTTTCAAGAACGACGGGCAGAACCCCTCGGCCTCCTTCAAGGACCGCGGCATGGCCTGCGCCTTTTCCTACCTGCGCCATCTCGTGGCCAAGCACGGCTGGGACAACGTCCTGACCATCTGCGCCTCCACGGGCGACACCTCGGCCGCCGCGGCGCTCTATGCCGCCTACGTGGGTGAGCCCCTGACCTCCGTGGTGCTCCTGCCCAAGGGCAAGGTCACGGCACAGCAGCTGTCCCAGCCCCTGGGCAGCGGCGCGCGCGTGCTCGAAATCCCCGGCGTGTTCGACGACTGCATGAAGGTCGTCGAGTATCTGGCCGACCATTACCGCGTGGCATTGCTCAATTCCAAGAACGCCTGGCGCATCCTGGGCCAGGAGAGTTACGCCTTTGAAGTGGCCCAGTGGTACGATTGGGACATGCGCGGCAAGGCCGTGTTCGTGCCCATCGGCAACGCTGGCAACATCACGGCCGTCATGGGCGGCTTCCTGAAGCTTTTGCGCCTTGGCGTCATCGACGTGCTGCCGCGCATCTTCGGCGTGCAGTCCGAACATGCCGACCCGGTCTTCCGCTACTACAACCAGACTGTCGGCGAGAGACGCTACGAGGCCGTCAAGGTGCGCCCCTCCGTGGCCCAGGCAGCCATGATCGGCAATCCCGTCTCCTTCCCGCGCGTGGCCTTCCTGGCGGACAAATACCAGGCTCTGGGCGGCTCCTTCCAGGTCGTGCAGGTCAGCGAGCAGCGCATCATCGAGTCCATGCTGCTGGCCAACCGCCACGGCCACATCGCTTGCACCCAGGGCGGCGAATGCCTGGCCGGACTGCTCAAGGCCCGGGAGCAGGGCCTCATGGACAAGGGCGAGCTGGCCGTGCTGGACGCCACGGCCCACGCCCTCAAGTTCTCGGGCTTCCAGGAGATGTACTACCAGAATTCCTTCGGCCCGGAGTACGGCATCACGCCCGACGAGAAGCTCGCCAACGCTCCGCGTCTGGTCATCGGGCAGGAGGACAAGGACCGTCTTTCCGAGGACGCCTTCACGGCCCAGGCGGCGCAGAACGTTGTCGAGATTCTGGGGCTGAACAAAAGGTAG
- a CDS encoding LpxI family protein — translation MSRTLGIIAGGGAFPITVAKTAKERGERVVGAGFASDTDPAFPVRCDAFVWLKLGQLGRLIDFFTAHGVTHVVMAGPINKPRALDLRPDWRAAKLLFSTKTRGDDALLRAVTSELEREGMQVVAPHLYSPDLLPPEGVLTRRKPTEREQEDISFGWNVSQSLGSFDIGQCLVVREKIVLAVEAIEGTDAAIRRGGQLGGAGAVVIKRPKPTQDRRLDMPAVGPNTLRVMAEVGATCLAVEAGGCIFFEQGRTLEYADASGITIVSLAASAS, via the coding sequence ATGAGCAGGACCCTTGGCATCATCGCCGGCGGGGGCGCCTTTCCCATCACTGTGGCCAAAACCGCGAAGGAACGGGGAGAGCGGGTCGTCGGTGCCGGATTCGCGTCAGACACCGACCCGGCTTTCCCCGTGCGTTGCGACGCCTTTGTATGGCTCAAGCTCGGCCAACTCGGCCGCCTCATCGACTTCTTTACCGCCCATGGCGTGACCCACGTGGTCATGGCCGGCCCCATCAACAAACCCCGCGCCCTTGACCTGCGCCCGGACTGGCGCGCTGCGAAGCTCCTTTTTTCAACGAAGACACGCGGCGACGACGCGCTACTGCGGGCCGTCACTTCGGAACTGGAGCGTGAGGGCATGCAGGTTGTGGCCCCCCATCTCTATTCCCCCGACCTGCTCCCCCCCGAGGGCGTCCTGACCCGCCGAAAGCCCACGGAACGCGAACAGGAGGATATCTCCTTCGGCTGGAACGTGTCCCAAAGTCTGGGGTCGTTCGATATCGGGCAGTGCCTAGTGGTGCGGGAAAAGATCGTCCTGGCCGTGGAGGCCATAGAGGGCACCGACGCCGCCATACGTCGCGGCGGTCAGCTGGGAGGGGCCGGCGCCGTCGTGATCAAACGCCCGAAACCCACGCAAGACCGGCGCCTGGACATGCCCGCCGTCGGTCCGAACACCCTGCGCGTCATGGCCGAGGTCGGGGCCACCTGCCTGGCCGTAGAGGCCGGAGGGTGCATATTCTTCGAACAGGGTCGCACCCTGGAATACGCCGACGCAAGCGGCATCACCATCGTCTCCTTGGCCGCAAGCGCTTCCTGA
- the lpxA gene encoding acyl-ACP--UDP-N-acetylglucosamine O-acyltransferase has product MQTTIHPAAIVSPGAILGTGVTVGPFAIIEDDVRIGDGTVIDAGAQIKRFTTLGAGNHVHSMACVGGEPQDLKFHGEETRLEIGDRNKIREFSTIHRGTEGGGGLTKVGSDNLMMAYSHIAHDCIVGDNNVLANAATLAGHVIVGSEVVVGGLSAVHQFVTIGDFAFIGGKTGVAQDVPPFMLTVGERATLRGLNLIGLRRHGFSSEEISALKSAYKLIWRSNQERNEVMQQVETELGSFPQVMKLLEFIRASKRGTITPERI; this is encoded by the coding sequence ATGCAGACGACCATCCACCCCGCCGCCATCGTATCGCCCGGCGCGATCCTGGGCACCGGCGTGACTGTCGGGCCGTTCGCCATCATCGAGGATGACGTGCGCATCGGAGACGGCACCGTCATCGACGCAGGGGCGCAGATCAAGCGCTTCACCACCCTCGGGGCGGGCAACCACGTCCATTCCATGGCCTGTGTCGGCGGCGAGCCCCAGGATCTCAAATTCCACGGCGAAGAGACCCGCCTCGAAATCGGGGACCGCAACAAAATCCGCGAATTCTCCACCATCCACCGCGGCACCGAAGGCGGCGGTGGCCTGACCAAAGTCGGGTCGGACAACCTGATGATGGCCTACTCGCACATCGCCCACGACTGCATCGTCGGCGACAACAACGTCCTGGCTAACGCCGCGACCCTGGCCGGCCACGTCATCGTCGGCAGCGAAGTGGTAGTGGGCGGCCTGTCAGCCGTGCACCAGTTCGTGACCATCGGCGATTTCGCCTTCATCGGTGGCAAGACCGGCGTGGCACAGGATGTCCCTCCGTTCATGCTTACCGTTGGCGAGCGCGCCACCCTGCGCGGCCTGAACCTCATCGGCCTGCGCCGCCACGGCTTCTCGTCCGAGGAGATCAGCGCCCTCAAGTCGGCCTACAAGCTCATCTGGCGCTCGAACCAGGAACGCAACGAAGTCATGCAGCAGGTCGAGACGGAGCTTGGCAGCTTCCCGCAGGTCATGAAACTCCTGGAGTTCATCCGCGCCAGCAAACGGGGCACCATCACGCCTGAACGCATCTGA
- the fabZ gene encoding 3-hydroxyacyl-ACP dehydratase FabZ gives MTKPESGEIVSRDILDLLPHRYPFLLVDRVLSFEPMKSVHAIKSVSINEPFFQGHFPSYPVMPGVLILEALAQAGGIMVIKSLPAAETVGKIFLFTGMEKVRFRRPVFPGDQLHLHVTYERHKMMMWKTNGKAMVDGKVVAEGILTASVVPRED, from the coding sequence ATCACCAAACCAGAAAGCGGCGAAATCGTCAGCCGGGACATCCTGGACCTGCTCCCTCACCGCTACCCCTTTCTGCTCGTGGACCGGGTACTGAGCTTCGAACCCATGAAATCCGTGCACGCCATCAAGAGCGTGTCCATCAACGAGCCTTTTTTCCAGGGCCATTTCCCGTCCTACCCCGTCATGCCCGGCGTCCTCATCCTCGAGGCCCTGGCCCAGGCCGGCGGGATCATGGTCATCAAAAGCCTGCCCGCGGCCGAAACCGTCGGGAAGATCTTCCTGTTCACGGGCATGGAGAAAGTGCGTTTCCGGCGCCCCGTGTTCCCAGGCGACCAGCTGCACCTGCACGTCACCTACGAGCGCCACAAGATGATGATGTGGAAGACAAACGGCAAGGCCATGGTCGACGGCAAAGTTGTGGCCGAAGGCATCCTGACCGCATCCGTGGTACCCAGGGAGGACTGA
- the lpxD gene encoding UDP-3-O-(3-hydroxymyristoyl)glucosamine N-acyltransferase: MRLSEIATSLGLPLQGGDMDVSGVNTLADASPAELSFLANPKYAPQLATTRAGAVIVSADQAPGDKPCLISSNPYLDFARCVQLFAKPQGCFEGVSDLAFVHPQAEIDPAAAVAPFVSIGKGTRIGRGVRIFSGSYIGEDCVVDEDCVIYPNCSLMAGTNLGKRVILHAGTVLGSDGFGFAQGAGAMTKFPQIGRVVIEDDVEIGANTTIDRAALGETRVGQGTKIDNLVQLGHNVRVGRNCLIVAQVGIAGSTTLGDGVILAGQVGVAGHIHLGDGCRIGAKSGIGQDVPPKQDMSGIPAMSHGTFLRTSAIMPKLPEMKRRLSKLEKELAALREEIANKG, from the coding sequence ATGCGTCTTTCCGAAATCGCAACCAGCCTGGGACTGCCTCTGCAGGGCGGGGACATGGACGTCAGCGGGGTCAACACCCTGGCCGACGCCTCGCCCGCGGAGCTGTCCTTCCTGGCCAACCCGAAGTACGCCCCCCAACTGGCCACGACCAGGGCGGGGGCGGTCATCGTTTCGGCGGACCAGGCGCCTGGGGACAAGCCCTGCCTCATCAGCTCCAACCCCTACCTTGACTTCGCGCGGTGCGTGCAGCTCTTCGCCAAGCCGCAAGGCTGCTTCGAGGGCGTAAGCGACTTGGCCTTCGTCCATCCCCAAGCGGAGATAGATCCCGCCGCCGCCGTGGCGCCCTTCGTGTCGATAGGCAAGGGCACGCGCATCGGCCGCGGAGTCCGGATCTTCAGCGGCAGCTACATCGGCGAAGACTGTGTCGTCGACGAGGACTGCGTCATCTACCCCAATTGCTCCCTGATGGCCGGGACGAACCTGGGCAAACGCGTCATCCTCCATGCGGGCACCGTGCTCGGCAGCGACGGCTTCGGCTTCGCCCAGGGTGCCGGAGCCATGACCAAGTTCCCGCAGATCGGCAGGGTCGTCATCGAGGACGACGTCGAAATCGGCGCCAACACGACCATCGACCGCGCCGCCCTTGGCGAAACCCGCGTCGGCCAGGGCACCAAGATCGACAATCTGGTCCAGCTCGGACACAATGTCCGCGTCGGCCGCAACTGCCTGATCGTGGCTCAGGTCGGCATCGCCGGCTCCACGACCCTGGGCGACGGCGTCATCCTGGCCGGCCAAGTCGGCGTGGCCGGGCACATCCACCTCGGAGACGGCTGCCGCATCGGGGCCAAGTCCGGCATCGGGCAAGACGTGCCTCCCAAGCAGGATATGAGCGGTATCCCGGCCATGTCCCACGGCACATTCCTGCGGACATCCGCGATCATGCCCAAGCTGCCGGAGATGAAACGCCGCCTTTCGAAACTGGAAAAGGAACTGGCCGCCTTACGGGAAGAAATCGCCAACAAAGGGTAA
- a CDS encoding OmpH family outer membrane protein, producing the protein MRVFILTFFLVLCMSLTASAETKIGFVDMKAVIAKSEPGSKAMEQLKSQFKDMKDNLDAQKKSLDGLKDELQKQSMMLSQEAKLDKEAQYKRKVRDFQDMGQSYQRKLQQAEQSLSKPIIDKLLEVIQDYGKKNGFTAIFDKQASGLVFSQDNVDLTGAIIAELNKAMRK; encoded by the coding sequence ATGCGTGTATTCATCCTGACGTTTTTTCTCGTCCTGTGCATGAGCCTGACAGCCAGCGCCGAAACCAAAATCGGGTTTGTGGACATGAAGGCCGTCATCGCCAAATCCGAGCCCGGTTCCAAGGCCATGGAACAGCTCAAGTCCCAGTTCAAGGACATGAAGGACAATCTTGACGCCCAGAAGAAGTCCCTGGACGGCCTCAAGGACGAACTGCAGAAGCAGTCGATGATGCTCAGCCAGGAAGCCAAGCTGGACAAGGAAGCCCAGTACAAGCGCAAGGTGCGCGACTTCCAGGACATGGGCCAGAGCTACCAGCGCAAGCTGCAGCAGGCCGAGCAGAGCCTCTCCAAGCCCATCATCGACAAGCTCCTGGAAGTCATCCAGGACTACGGCAAGAAGAACGGGTTCACGGCCATCTTCGACAAGCAGGCCAGCGGCCTTGTCTTCAGCCAGGACAACGTCGACCTGACGGGCGCCATCATTGCCGAACTGAACAAGGCCATGCGCAAGTAA
- the bamA gene encoding outer membrane protein assembly factor BamA: MNRNAFLLLLLVLGLFCAGPSFAETSGKVIVLPFAVNAGPDLAYLEESLPKMLRERLTDMGFDVVPEGETMRLLEEQRIEYLDLNVAKDMALLAGAGHAVYGSFSQVGESISLDTRLVEAYGVTEPKPFFVVKEGVINILPAIDETAAKIKLGMQQKDRIASIDVRGNEILDDDVVLMRLKIQPGDTYDPKAVNAELKSLYDLGYFDDIEISMDDSSEGKRLIITVKEKPLIQAISVQGAQELDADDLLAAIATKTGAVLNPRVLADDMGKIRELYRKDGYYNAKVSYSLEQADAKRARLNILVDEGKKLYVTDIIIQGAKQLDPDDLKDELALSERGMLSWITGSGVLREEILDRDAAALEAYYGNRGFLNAKVGQPEVTYSETGITVTFQVDEGARYKVTSVEYAGEMIGAPQDLNSVVKMDDLVAKKEYLDRSVMRSDLQKLTEHYSNFGYAFAEADVKIDRNDAENTVALTYTMSKGAKVSINRVLIEGNTKTRDNVIRREMRLADGDLFSGSQLRRSNARLNKLDFFETVEITPEPAGSPNELNLRVKVKEKPTGQFSAGVGYSSYAQVFFSGQILERNLFGMGYQLGFTGTISAKSADYTATFWNPHYNDTNLGMGVSLYNKLNDYSDYDKQAMGGRLLFGYPLGEYTNLNWHYRLEQYTIEDVEDDADKVIKDIEGENWASSFYASIKRDTTDRRINPTKGMTHQFSTEYGGGILGGDDDFIKYIADANHYFPIFLETVIHLHAQAGYIMENGGDRIPPFERFYLGGMNSVRGYKERSVSPLYDDKDASEGYEEGDEKGGNKSFFFNAEYLVPLHKEMGILGLVFFDAGKAWDEDENIDTDLYKSVGAGVRWYSPLGPLRLEYGYPLDEINNEREGRFEFSVGQFF, from the coding sequence ATGAATCGTAACGCGTTCCTGCTTCTGCTTCTCGTCCTCGGTCTTTTCTGCGCCGGACCGTCCTTCGCGGAAACTTCGGGAAAGGTCATCGTCCTGCCCTTTGCCGTGAATGCGGGCCCGGATCTAGCCTATCTGGAGGAAAGCCTGCCGAAGATGCTTCGGGAACGGTTGACGGACATGGGCTTCGACGTGGTGCCTGAGGGCGAGACCATGCGCCTGCTTGAGGAACAGCGAATCGAATACCTGGACCTGAACGTGGCCAAGGACATGGCGCTGCTCGCCGGAGCCGGCCATGCCGTCTACGGCAGTTTCAGCCAGGTGGGCGAAAGCATCAGCCTGGACACCCGTCTGGTGGAGGCCTACGGCGTGACCGAGCCCAAGCCGTTCTTCGTCGTCAAGGAGGGGGTCATCAACATCCTCCCGGCCATCGACGAGACGGCGGCCAAGATCAAGCTCGGCATGCAGCAGAAGGACCGCATCGCCTCCATCGACGTGCGCGGCAACGAAATCCTCGACGACGATGTCGTGCTCATGCGCCTCAAGATCCAACCCGGCGACACCTACGACCCCAAGGCCGTTAACGCCGAGCTCAAAAGCCTCTACGACCTCGGCTACTTCGACGATATCGAAATTTCCATGGATGACAGTTCCGAGGGCAAACGCCTGATCATCACGGTCAAGGAAAAGCCCCTCATCCAGGCCATCTCCGTGCAGGGCGCCCAGGAACTGGACGCCGACGACCTCCTGGCGGCCATCGCCACCAAGACCGGAGCCGTCCTCAACCCCCGCGTCCTGGCCGACGACATGGGCAAAATTCGCGAACTGTACCGCAAGGACGGCTACTACAACGCCAAGGTCAGCTACAGCCTCGAACAGGCTGACGCCAAACGCGCCCGCCTGAACATCCTCGTCGACGAGGGCAAGAAGCTCTATGTCACGGACATCATCATCCAGGGCGCCAAGCAGCTCGACCCCGACGACCTCAAGGACGAACTGGCCCTGTCCGAACGCGGGATGCTGTCCTGGATCACCGGCTCCGGCGTCCTGCGCGAGGAGATCCTCGACCGAGACGCAGCCGCCCTGGAAGCGTATTACGGCAACCGCGGCTTCCTCAACGCCAAGGTCGGCCAGCCCGAGGTCACGTACTCGGAAACGGGCATCACCGTCACCTTCCAGGTGGACGAGGGCGCGCGCTACAAGGTCACGTCGGTGGAATACGCCGGCGAGATGATCGGCGCGCCCCAGGATCTGAACTCCGTGGTGAAGATGGACGATCTGGTGGCCAAGAAGGAATACCTCGACCGTTCGGTCATGCGCTCGGATCTGCAGAAGCTCACGGAGCACTACTCAAACTTCGGCTATGCCTTCGCCGAAGCCGACGTGAAGATCGACCGCAACGACGCCGAAAACACCGTGGCCCTGACCTACACCATGTCCAAGGGCGCCAAGGTGTCCATCAACCGCGTGCTGATCGAAGGCAACACCAAAACCAGAGACAACGTCATCCGCCGTGAAATGCGCCTGGCTGACGGCGATCTTTTCAGCGGCTCCCAGCTGCGCAGGTCCAATGCGCGCCTGAACAAGCTCGACTTCTTCGAGACCGTGGAAATCACCCCGGAACCCGCAGGCTCCCCCAACGAACTGAACCTCCGGGTCAAAGTCAAGGAGAAGCCCACGGGGCAGTTCTCCGCCGGCGTCGGCTACTCCAGCTACGCGCAGGTCTTCTTCTCGGGCCAGATCCTGGAGCGCAACCTCTTCGGCATGGGCTACCAGCTCGGTTTCACGGGCACCATCAGCGCCAAGTCCGCCGACTACACGGCGACCTTCTGGAACCCCCACTACAACGACACCAACCTCGGCATGGGCGTGAGCCTCTACAACAAGCTCAACGACTATTCCGACTACGACAAGCAGGCCATGGGCGGCCGTCTGCTCTTCGGGTACCCCCTAGGCGAGTACACCAACCTGAACTGGCATTACCGCCTCGAGCAGTACACCATCGAGGACGTGGAGGACGACGCCGACAAGGTCATCAAGGACATCGAAGGCGAGAACTGGGCCAGTTCGTTCTACGCATCGATCAAGCGCGACACCACGGACCGCCGCATCAACCCGACTAAGGGCATGACGCACCAGTTCTCCACCGAGTACGGCGGCGGCATCCTGGGCGGCGACGACGACTTCATCAAGTACATCGCCGACGCCAACCACTACTTCCCCATCTTCCTCGAAACCGTCATCCATCTGCACGCCCAGGCCGGGTACATCATGGAGAACGGGGGCGATCGGATTCCGCCCTTCGAAAGGTTCTACCTCGGCGGCATGAACTCTGTGCGCGGCTACAAAGAACGCAGCGTCTCACCGCTCTACGATGACAAGGACGCGTCCGAAGGGTATGAAGAAGGCGACGAGAAGGGCGGCAACAAGAGCTTCTTCTTCAACGCCGAGTATCTTGTGCCCCTGCACAAGGAGATGGGCATCCTCGGACTGGTCTTCTTTGATGCCGGCAAGGCCTGGGACGAAGACGAGAATATCGACACCGACCTGTACAAGAGCGTCGGCGCCGGTGTGCGCTGGTACTCCCCCCTCGGCCCCCTGCGACTGGAGTATGGCTACCCGCTTGACGAAATCAACAATGAGCGGGAAGGACGTTTCGAGTTTTCAGTTGGACAGTTCTTTTAA